Proteins encoded by one window of Sus scrofa isolate TJ Tabasco breed Duroc chromosome 12, Sscrofa11.1, whole genome shotgun sequence:
- the FLCN gene encoding folliculin, protein MNAIVALCHFCELHGPRTLFCTEVLHAPLPQGAGSGDGAGQGDQAEEEEGGIQMSSRVRAHSPAEGASAESSSPGPKKSDMCEGCRSLAAGHPGYISHDKETSIKYVSHQHPNHPQLFSIVRQACVRSLSCEVCPGREGPIFFGDEQHGFVFSHTFFIKDSLARGFQRWYSIIAIMMDRIYLINSWPFLLGRVRGIIDELQGKALKVFEAEQFGCPQRAQRMNTAFTPFLHQRNGNAARSLTSLTDDDSLWACLHTSFAWLLKACGSRLTEKLLEGAPTEDTLVQMEQLADLEEESESWGSPEAAEEGEGPALSEAAGGRELAQRPPDPAVLSDRGAWQPRKPPVFKSLRHMRQVLGAPSFRMLAWHVLMGNQVIWKSRDADLVHSAFEVLRTMLPVGCVRVIPYSGQYEEAYRCNFLGLSPHVHIPPHVLASEFAVIVEVHAAPRSSLHPAACEDDQSLSKYEFVVTSGSPVAADRVGPTILNKMEAALTNQNLSVDVVDQCLVCLKEEWMNKVKVLFKFTKVDSRPKEDTQKLLSILGASEEDNVKLLKFWMTGLSKTYKSHLMSTVRSPTASEPRS, encoded by the exons ATGAACGCCATCGTCGCGCTCTGCCACTTCTGCGAGCTCCACGGCCCCCGCACTCTCTTCTGCACGGAGGTGCTGCACGCGCCGCTTCCGCAGGGGGCCGGGAGCGGGGACGGCGCCGGCCAGGGCGACCaggccgaggaggaggagggcggcaTTCAGATGAGCAGCCGCGTCCGCGCGCACAGTCCGGCGGAAGGGGCCAGCGCGGAGTCCAGCAGCCCGGGGCCCAAGAAGTCAGACATGTGCGAG GGCTGCCGGTCCCTTGCCGCTGGCCACCCCGGCTACATCAGCCACGACAAGGAGACCTCCATCAAGTACGTCAGTCACCAGCACCCCAACCACCCCCAACTCTTCAGCATCGTCCGCCAGGCCTGCGTGCGGAGCCTGAGCTGTGAG GTCTGCCCCGGGCGCGAAGGCCCCATCTTCTTCGGGGACGAGCAGCACGGCTTCGTGTTCAGCCACACCTTCTTCATCAAGGACAGCCTGGCCCGCGGCTTCCAGCGCTGGTACAGCATCATCGCCATCATGATGGACCGCATCTACCTCATCAACTCCTGGCCCTTCCTGCTGGGCAGGGTCCGAGGGATCATCGACGAGCTGCAGGGCAAGGCCCTCAAG GTGTTCGAGGCGGAGCAGTTTGGGTGCCCCCAGCGCGCGCAGAGGATGAACACGGCCTTCACGCCGTTCCTGCACCAGAGGAACGGCAATGCCGCCCGCTCGCTGACCTCCCTGACCGACGACGACAGCCTCTGGGCCTGCCTGCACACCTCCTTCGCCTG GCTCCTGAAGGCGTGTGGCAGCCGGCTGACCGAGAAGCTCCTGGAAGGCGCGCCCACCGAGGACACCTTGGTCCAGATGGAGCAGCTCGCAG ACCTGGAAGAGGAGTCGGAGAGCTGGGGCAGCCCCGAGGCCGCAGAGGAGGGGGAAGGCCCTGCACTGTCAGAGGCCGCGGGCGGCCGGGAGCTGGCCCAGCGCCCCCCGGACCCGGCCGTGCTCTCCGACCGTGGAGCCTGGCAGCCGCGGAAGCCCCCCGTCTTCAAGTCCCTGCGGCACATGCGGCAG GTGCTGGGGGCCCCGTCCTTTCGCATGCTGGCCTGGCACGTGCTCATGGGGAACCAGGTCATCTGGAAGAGCAGAGACGCGGACCTCGTCCACTCAGCCTTCGAGGTTCTCCGG ACCATGCTGCCCGTGGGCTGCGTCCGCGTCATCCCCTACAGCGGCCAGTACGAGGAGGCCTACCGCTGCAACTTCCTGGGGCTCAGCCCGCACGTGCACATCCCCCCCCACGTGCTGGCCTCAG AGTTCGCCGTCATCGTGGAGGTCCACGCAGCCCCTCGCTCCAGCCTCCACCCGGCCGCGTGCGAGGACGACCAGTCCCTCAGCAAGTACGAGTTCGTGGTCACCAGTGGAAGCCCAGTGGCCGCGGACCGAG TCGGCCCCACCATCCTGAATAAGATGGAAGCTGCCCTGACCAACCAGAACCTGTCCGTGGACGTGGTGGACCAGTGCCTGGTGTGCCTCAAGGAGGAGTGGATGAA CAAAGTGAAGGTGCTTTTCAAGTTCACCAAGGTGGACAGTCGGCCCAAGGAGGACACGCAGAAGCTCCTGAGCATCCTCGGGGCGTCCGAGGAGGACAACGTCAAGCTGCTCAAGTTCTGGATGACCGGCCTGAGCAAGACCTACAAGTCCCACCTCATGTCCACCGTCCGCAGCCCCACGGCCTCCGAGCCCCGCAGTTAA
- the PLD6 gene encoding mitochondrial cardiolipin hydrolase, which translates to MRPLRWQVAAVAVAGLALALEALPALLRWLRAGRRRPLREVLFFPSQVTCTEALLRAPGAAPSGCPCSLPHGESSLSRLLRALLAARASLELCLFAFSSPQLGRAVQLLHQRGVRVRVITDCDYMALNGSQIGLLRKAGIQVRHDQDLGYMHHKFAIVDRKVLITGSLNWTTQAIQNNRENVLILEDEEYVRLFLAEFERIWEEFNPAKYTFFPSQKQRSR; encoded by the exons ATGCGGCCGTTACGCTGGCAAGTGGCGGCTGTGGCGGTCGCGGGCCTCGCGCTGGCCCTGGAGGCGCTCCCCGCACTGCTGCGCTGGCTGCGGGCCGGGCGACGGCGCCCGCTGCGCGAGGTGCTCTTCTTCCCGTCGCAGGTGACCTGCACCGAGGCCCTGCTGCGGGCCCCGGGCGCCGCGCCTTCCGGCTGCCCGTGCAGCCTCCCCCACGGGGAGAGCTCGCTGAGCCGCCTCCTGCGTGCCCTGCTGGCCGCCCGCGCCAGCCTCGAGCTCTGCCTGTTCGCCTTCTCCAGCCCGCAGCTGGGCCGCGCGGTGCAGCTGCTACACCAGCGTGGGGTGCGCGTCCGCGTGATCACCGACTGCGACTACATGGCCCTCAACGGCTCGCAAATCGGCCTGCTCCGCAAGGCAG GCATCCAGGTCCGGCATGACCAGGACCTGGGCTACATGCACCACAAGTTCGCCATCGTGGACAGGAAGGTGCTGATCACCGGCTCGCTCAACTGGACCACGCAGGCCATTCAGAACAACAGGGAGAACGTGCTGATCCTGGAGGACGAGGAGTACGTGCGCCTCTTCCTGGCCGAGTTCGAGCGCATCTGGGAGGAGTTTAACCCGGCCAAGTACACCTTCTTCCCGTCGCAGAAGCAGCGGAGCCGCTGA